The window CGCACGTAACAGTTCTTTCGAGGGAGCATTGACATGACCGCAACCGCCCGCCCCCTGCCCGTCCCAAGCGCCTGGTCGGCAGGCTACTGGCAGGCCGCCGCCGAACGTCGCTTCGTGGTGCAGGAATGCAAAAGCTGCGACAAGGCGATCATGTATCCCAAGCGCGTCTGCCCGCATTGTCTCGGAGAGAACCTGGGCTGGCGCGTATCCGCCGGCCGTGGCGAGATCTATGCCGTCACCGCACAACTGGCCGGCCCGCCCACCGGCTTCGCCGATCACCTTCCCTACGTGATCGCGGTCATCCGTCTGGACGAAGGCGTCCAACTGATGAGCAACATCGTCGGTGACGGAGCACTGGGCGCCAGGATCGGCGACCGGGTCGTCGTCGACTTCGAGGAGGTCGAAGGCACAGTCCTTCCGGTGTTCCGCCTCGATGCGGGAGCGGAGACGCGGGATGCGTGACGATAACCGAAGCGTCGTGATTACCGGCGGGGCGCAGGGCATCGGCGGCGCGGCCGCGACGCA is drawn from Mesorhizobium sp. CAU 1732 and contains these coding sequences:
- a CDS encoding OB-fold domain-containing protein encodes the protein MTATARPLPVPSAWSAGYWQAAAERRFVVQECKSCDKAIMYPKRVCPHCLGENLGWRVSAGRGEIYAVTAQLAGPPTGFADHLPYVIAVIRLDEGVQLMSNIVGDGALGARIGDRVVVDFEEVEGTVLPVFRLDAGAETRDA